The Euphorbia lathyris chromosome 2, ddEupLath1.1, whole genome shotgun sequence genome includes a window with the following:
- the LOC136217324 gene encoding B3 domain-containing transcription factor NGA1 produces the protein MNFVEQDRDYSDDKDEQDDEEELATTTTAAAAAAASKLPYSATSSSSSPSSTKYRDFMFQKQNLWLQSSDQSDKDHKLEQQSSLNFENNNIEFMDLSLGNNNEIGTSNATASSGGSIEREHMFDKVVTPSDVGKLNRLVIPKQHAEKYFPLDSSSNEKGLLLNFEDRNGKPWRFRYSYWNSSQSYVMTKGWSRFVKEKKLDAGDIVSFQRGVGESAKHQLYIDWRRRPNAPDPTSFSQFELQNQLHFPPSVRWGRLYSLPQPLSSPMHRHQQYEQSHQFHHANYNIQPHHNQYRHHHHHPNNYHHPQQTNYATAVSQQYYLRPPPPGTLQFGGVQGDQVAPMVIDSVPVVHGRSVGKRLRLFGVNMECSTQDHDQYQSSSSSDSIQQVGSFSPHHVFSSSFPLPSSGRGSSSGGAATEADSKKGKSKSSLSFDLDL, from the coding sequence atgaactttgttgaacaagATAGAGATTATTCTGATGATAAAGATGAACAAGACGATGAAGAAGAATTAGCAACTACAACAACAgcggcagcagcagcagcagcaagtAAGCTTCCTTATTCAGctacttcatcttcatcttctccctCTTCTACAAAGTATAGAGATTTTATGTTTCAAAAACAGAATCTATGGCTTCAATCATCTGATCAGTCTGACAAAGATCACAAATTAGAGCAGCAATCATCTCTCAATTTCGAAAACAACAATATAGAGTTCATGGATTTATCACTGGGGAATAATAATGAGATTGGAACTTCGAATGCTACTGCTTCTTCTGGAGGTTCAATTGAAAGAGAGCATATGTTTGATAAAGTTGTAACTCCGAGTGATGTAGGCAAACTCAACCGCCTAGTCATACCAAAACAACACGCCGAGAAATACTTCCCTCTCGACTCATCCTCCAACGAGAAAGGCCTTCTTCTCAATTTCGAAGACCGGAACGGGAAGCCATGGAGATTCCGCTACTCTTATTGGAATAGCAGCCAAAGCTATGTCATGACTAAAGGATGGAGTCGATTCGTCAAGGAAAAAAAGCTCGACGCCGGAGATATAGTATCGTTTCAAAGAGGAGTCGGCGAGTCAgccaaacatcaattatataTAGACTGGAGACGCAGGCCTAATGCACCAGATCCAACATCGTTTTCACAATTCGAGCTGCAAAATCAGCTACACTTCCCACCGTCGGTGAGGTGGGGCAGGCTTTACTCTTTGCCGCAGCCTTTGTCGTCGCCGATGCACAGACACCAGCAGTATGAACAATCTCATCAATTCCACCATGCCAATTACAATATTCAACCTCATCATAATCAATAccgtcatcatcatcatcatcctaATAATTATCATCATCCGCAGCAAACAAATTACGCAACGGCAGTTTCCCAGCAGTATTACTTACGGCCACCGCCGCCGGGGACATTGCAATTTGGGGGAGTTCAAGGGGATCAAGTAGCACCGATGGTGATTGATTCAGTTCCGGTGGTTCACGGTCGAAGTGTGGGAAAACGCCTGAGGCTATTTGGTGTAAACATGGAGTGTTCAACACAGGATCATGATCAATACcagtcttcttcttcatctgaTTCTATACAACAAGTCGGTTCATTCTCGCCTCATCATGTATTTTCCTCTTCATTTCCTCTTCCTAGCAGCGGCCGAGGCAGTAGCAGCGGCGGCGCCGCCACAGAAGCTGATTCAAAGAAAGGAAAATCAAAATCTTCCTTATCTTTTGATTTGGATCTTTAA